A stretch of DNA from Besnoitia besnoiti strain Bb-Ger1 chromosome II, whole genome shotgun sequence:
ATTCGATGGCCGAGAGCGGAGGCATCTCCTCCGCAGACGACTGCCTACGCTCGTGTGTCGGCTACACGCGACCTGCTCCCCCTCACTctgggcggcgaagcgcgtgTTCACGCTGTGATTAACGTGAAGAAGGCGTAGTCCTAcgtattccgtacagactcTAACATCACGAcggcgactaccaaagtgaatgtccGGAGAGGCTTTTTCACGTCCGCTCTCTCGCATAGTGCAAACTAGCCACTATCGACGGGTCACATATTTTCTGCACATCCTACCAGGAGGCGTATGGCATGCAATATTTGAACTCGTGGTCCAGTACTCTCTGCAGCGCAACGGACTAAAAAGTGATTCGGTACATCAGTCACTATCTGCCCAAGCGGCCACAGCCCCCCGGCTGCGTTTGACGAGTTTTCCGAGGCAAGGGTCGtgggcgcgcggccgagTTCTCCTTCCTGGGACTCTCTGTGATTCTTCTCCTGGCTGTtttctcgctgcttctcttctttctctcgtgGGAACCTCGCGCGTTCTGTCTGCGCCGGTGGACCTCGCGTCTGCTCAGACCGCACTTGTCGCCCTGGAGGCCTTGCGCCACGAAGTAGCCGGTCAACACGAgaagctgcgccgcgcagcggagcGCCATCGACACACGCTGAAACGCGCCCGCCAGAACAATATCCTGCCACCCcacgcagccgacgccgctgcgccgcgtcccgcctcgccttcctttgCGCTAGGGTTCGACCCCACGACGCAGACAAACGTCGAGATGGAGCCTCACCTCGAGAGCCTCAAACACCATCTCGACGCGCTCCGAAGAGTGATGGCGTACGGACAGTGACCATGCGTGGAGTGCAGACTTAGGGTCGATTTATGTGCGCCACGGGGTATATATGTAGTGCCAGCAGAGTAGGCaaaagcatatatatatatatatatatacttgcCAATGTACTGAGGAAGGTCCATAACTCTAGCTGCTTCCACGTCCAAGCGTGTGTAGAGAAATCGTAAGATAGTGGGATCTGGACAACTGCCGCATGTTTGTGACGACACAGGTatcgcggcgagacgcggacgacACTCTATCGTTCAGCACGCCTCCGTTGTCGCTCATGCATCTGCCATGTTCAGAACAATTCGGTTATATGTGGAGAGGTCGGCTGCTGGACTTTCGAGAGGAGGTGGATTAATGTCTGTACAGCGTGGATACGGCCAGGCTCTGCGGAATATACACCTGCCCTGCGCTGCCTGCTGTAGGGCTGATACGATCGACGTTTATGGTACTGCAGTTTGGTGATTTTTCGTTACCATGGAATCACTGAAAGATGTTCTAACTTCCTCGCGGCTGGCCCCGCTCGGACTGTCATGCAGCACCGCCTTCGAGGACCACCCCAACGGAGCGCCCGAAGAGGTCAAGGCTGCCCTCAGCGCTCACGGTTTGTCAGCGCGGCTGGATAGGGGACGAAGGAAACGCATAGGAAACATGATATATAGTCAACAAACACACGACACTTCCAAGCAATGGGAGGGTGCCGAGGCGAGGATCGGCGGGTCGGACTCACACACGTCATTTTATAGGCCTCCAGAGCACCTCAGAAAAAGGATGCAAACGAAAAGGAGGCTGTGAGGCGGACATCTACAGGCACCGCTCAAGCCAATTTGATTCCTGATGTCATCCCCACCCGCGTGGTCCTATATGCGTTTCATCTCAGTTTCCATCTCCAGTCGGTGCGGAATAGTTGCTTGTAACATGGATAGTTCCACCATGTTAGCCTCGTCGACCCGACTCTCCCTCTGGGTGTGCTGCTAGGCGTTTGCTGGACCTCGCGTCCGCCCTCGGCACGTACATTCTGTGGAGCCAGCAGCGCCATGATCCCTTCGAGTGCGAGTTCGACTTCAAGCCGCGCGAGTGACGACTGCCCAGGTCGTCCACCGCTCTCCCGCAcctcgctggcgccttctggtctcgcgccgctgccctcctcggcttcttcgcagccgtCGCCAACGCAGGCGAAGTCTCAGcgctcctcgctgtcgcgtgCGACATCCCTCACCCATGCCCCACGCGTTTCCAGGCTTCGGTCCACGTCTGGTGCGAGTGTCTGCGAAGTCGGTAAAATGGCATCATTTCCTCCACACTCCTCCGTAAGCGCGGCTTCAGCCGTGGCCAGTCAGCCTGGTGCAGTGAAGGAGGGGACAGGAGTCTCGGAAGGGACTGGCGCGGGAAGGGCTCAGAGCCCAGCGACGCATCTGGGCGTCCGACAGGCGCAAAGCGGGGGTTGCCCCTAGGGGCGGCTGAGGTAGAAAACACGCTCCATGCCGCCCACGGAACACGCACGAACGGAGAGGCAAGAGTGCGTGCAACGAGTCCTGATTCAACGAACCGTACGGCGTTTGCGCATGCCTAAGAAACGACCTGCGTAGGAGAACCTCATGCCAGATACGTTCGAGAATTCTCGTGTGGAAGGTGGCCAACGAGCGTCGTATGTGGATTTACCTGTTATGAACGATATATCAGTACCTTTAAATATGTCTATAAATCAACGTGTAGATGGTGCATGCTGGCGTGCGTGGATATTAGAGGCGACTGTTCCTCGCGTCAGGCGGCTCGAACTGATGCAACGCTCTGTCCCAGTGCCAAAACCCCCTCATCGCACATGCAATCCTCTGCCGTAAAGCCGCAGGTCGAAGATCTGCATTGTGTGATAGATCCGTACTGGCATGATGCACATGATTGATGCTAGATATTTACATGCTATGGTACGTTCCAATACATCTTCTATGCTTCAGGATGAGCATATCATACGCATATAATAGTACCACCACATATACAAACACGCGTCGTATTCATGCACAGATATTGCAGGCGGCTTGCAGGCGGCCAGGCATATTTCGAACGCGTCCTAGAGAGGAAAAACAACCTGCAAGTGTGAAGACGCTTGTTACTCTTCGGAGTCGCTTATTCGTCGTCTTCCAAAtatgttttttcttctctcacATCACGCGCGCTTCCCCATTGCTGCCAATCGTCAAGTGCAGCAGACGATTGCACATCGCGTATCAAACGCAGTTGAAGGAAGCGCCCAAGTGCCCCGCGTTCACTTGCAAGCACAAGCGTGCTACACGTAACCACACAAACACGGCCCCTTCCATCGCGACAAAGGAAGGCGTGAGCGGCTTTGCGCGCGCATCACACTTTTCCGTTCCAAAGACAAACAGTGGCACGCGTCGAAGTGAGACGTTGGTTCCCAGGCATCCGATCCCGACCTCTTTGAGCACTCACCGCAGACGTCGCGGTGCAACAAATCGTCGGGAAAAAACTTTTGCAACCAGAACAAATGCGCGCGAAGTCGCTTGCAGAGCCTCGGCCTTTCGCTGGTGCGCCAAGGGCGTGGACTGCTCACACCGCAGTTCCAATATTCCACTGGTTCCATGCTTTTCCGGATGCCGGCCCTATGCGCGCACGCAACGTATATCACACTGAAGACTCCGCTGCAGTGCGGCACCGCATTGCCGACTGGACATTCGGCTGAGCGCACTCGCCAAGCCACTGATGTCATCACactggcgcgcccgcctccatGCGTTCGTCAACATGACGCACAGGAAAGCGCATACGCCGAGTGCATCCCTTACGCGTGTATCCCATGCGAAAGGAAAGAAAGTACAACT
This window harbors:
- a CDS encoding pantothenate kinase (encoded by transcript BESB_039050) is translated as MIPSSASSTSSRASDDCPGRPPLSRTSLAPSGLAPLPSSASSQPSPTQAKSQRSSLSRATSLTHAPRVSRLRSTSGASVCEVGKMASFPPHSSVSAASAVASQPGAVKEGTGVSEGTGAGRAQSPATHLGVRQAQSGGCP